In Ficedula albicollis isolate OC2 unplaced genomic scaffold, FicAlb1.5 N00523, whole genome shotgun sequence, the genomic stretch GAACTTCAAATAAGAGAGCTCATCCTTCAGTTCATCAGCAACCCTAATTCCATTATCCTAGCAGTCACGGCTGCTAACACAGACATGGCCACTTCTGAAGCACTGAAAATAGCTCGGGAGGTGGATCCAGATGGTAAGCACCAAGGCTAACTGGATGCTGTAATTgagttgctttttaaaactcaatcctaaaataaaactgatgcTGTTTGAGCAAAATATAGTAAGAAAAGTTAATGTCAGCACATTTCCTAGAAAATGTAAGTTTTATATTCGCTTAAAGACTTCTTGCTGCGGTCTCTGCAACTCAAGAGAATGCTGGGATAAATCAATAACTGATAGATTTTTGGCTTGCCAGCAGACCAAGTAACTATTCTAATAGTCGTAGAGTCACTTCTGttttaacagcagcaaaatgatGTTAAGAATGTTGAGGATTTTCAGAGTCTTAGTAGTTCAGTGATCGGTTAGAGCAACTTCATGCTTTATTGTCCAGCATTGTTTCCTTTGGTGTAGAGAATATATGCCACCCTTAAGCTGGTAATTGACTGTCTAGCCGTAAGTTTAGCGACTTTTAGTAAGGATGACTTTTGGTGCCCTGTATTTATGGGGGAGAACTGACTGACTTAATGGGGTAGAAAGAttataattttgtatttaccTGAGCCTGCTTCTTGCTTTTGCAAAATGTCAGTACCATTGACTAACAAATGGTGCTGTGTGATTTTAAAGTACATGGATTAATACATTTGGAAAACAAGCATACGAAAATTAGGCTAGAATTTAATGTAGATACCatcaaatttttctttccataaaatGTAACATTTCTTGATTGTTTTCAGACTCCAAGTCTGCTTTGGCTTGTCTGACACATAACCTTGAGGGAAAACCTCTTCTGGCAGTCTGCTCAGTTAAACTGTCCCGGTTCAAGATATCAGACCCCTTTTATTTTACTCCTGTAAAAATGATTGACAGTATCTTTTCGATCACCTCCTAAAATTCTAAAACTGAAAGATCTAGAGTTGCAGATCATGTTGCAGGAGTTCTGCATGTTCTGCAGAAGTAATGCTATATAGGGGGAACCTAGAGTACTAAAGTAGCTACACTCACATGAAAGTTTTAAGACCCAAGAACTTACTGATTTTACTGAgatactgttttatttttttagattccaaaagtgttttatattttaaaggaaaaattcttggcacatttttgtttcagacCAAGAGCTTAGGAAATGTTAAGGTCCCAGATGAATCCTGTGTGTATTAGCCTACTTGTTTAGATGGGCAATATTTACCTATTTAATGAATTTAGATCACTAATTCTCCACTTTGCTGAATTATGAGTTTTAGTTACTCTGATGAAATCAGAACATCCCTGtgagtgttttctttttggtagGTCGAAGAACTCTTGCTGTTATCACAAAGCTGGATCTCATGGATGCTGGCACTGATGCTATGGATGTGCTCATGGGAAGAGTGATTCCAGTCAAACTTGGCATCATTGGAGTAGTGAATAGGTCTGTGTGGGCACATTGGTGCtgattttaaaactgtgttAATATGAAGTAatgcttcttctttttttagcCATGAATATAGTTTTAAGAATAAGGTGGCAATGTTGAAATAAACTTCTGAATAAGCAAGTGAGAATCTTGTTGCTCACTTCTCAAAAGCCTTTGTTCTTCCATTCAACTAACTGCTAATGCAGAGAGGAGTAGAGACACTTCAAAACGAACTGTAGAGTCACCACTTCTGCTGTTGTCTCTCAGCTTGAGGGCTGCGTCTGGTCAGCTGTTCACGTTAGATCTGATCCAGCACAGGTCCTGTATATATTAGTCCTAACTGCATATGGCTGTGGTACTGTTTGCtctatttttttacattacttAGGTCAAATCTCATGTTGTTTTGATAAGAGCATTGCTTACTCTGTGTATAGTTGCTTCCAACATTGATTTGTTGACTATCCTACAtggagaaacaaataaaaacctttaAAGTCTGAGGAAGGTGAGTTATGTGTGCAAAGCAAATTCCAGTTGTTAAATGTTCTgtccagaaaagcagaagtgtaAATTACATTTACTTTGCATCCATTAACTAGTGTGTAATTCTGCCTTTTACCTTTAGGAGTCAGTTGGATATTAACAATAAGAAGAGTGTGGCTGATTCCATTCGTGACGAGTATGGGtttcttcaaaagaaatatCCTTCCCTTGCCAATCGAAATGGAACCAAGTATCTTGCTAGAACACTGAACAGGTATTATTTGAAGATATAAACTGTTATGTTAGACATATGTGCAGACCTTTCTTTTTACTCTTAATGTCTCTTTTGGTGCTGTACAGTAATGCATTAAAGAAAACTCTGGCTGCAAATTCTGAATTTACTGTAGTTTTCAGAAACGCAGTTTTTGAATTTACTGTAGTTTTCCCAagtaaatgttttcctttggtGGTTATTTTGTGTCTCTCCTCTGTTTTGATGGAGATGATAAAGCTGaaacttttcttcccttctaATGAAGAgactgttttatatttttagattGCTGATGCATCATATCAGGGATTGCTTGCCAGAactgaaaaccagaattaatGTTTTAGCTGCCCAGTACCAGTCTCTACTGAACAGCTACGGGGAACCTGTTGAAGACAAGAGTGCTACTTTATTGCAGCTGATCACCAAATTTGCCACAGAATATTGTAACACTATTGAAGGAACAGCAAAATACATAGAGACTTCTGAGCTGTAAGTACAAATGCTTTCCTGGAATACTGACTGAGTGATTAGGTTGACCCAGTGGCTCTCACTGGCATTATTATGACACGGAACTATAACATACTAAAAATGTTTGAATCCAAGCAactgtaaaaatgttttcaacgtttgctttttttcttcttatttgcTACTTCAgttgttattttcttctttcagatgTGGTGGAGCCAGAATCTGTTATATTTTTCATGAGACTTTTGGAAGAACTTTAGAATCTGTTGACCCTTTGGGTGGCCTTAACACAATTGACATTCTGACTGCCATTAGAAATGCTACTGTGAGTGTTCTTATATATTTCTGAGTGTTGTGGCTGTATATTAGATAGGAAGCTAAGGTTTCATTCTATATAAGGACACAACTTTGAAATGGTTCAGTATTTTCCTGACAGATTTGGGTTCTCGCTAATGTGGGAAATAGTGTTGCTGAGAATTAACAGAGTAAGGCCACTTCTAAATTTTGCTGTATATAATAAAATGTTCACTCCTTCAAGCTTGACTTTGAACGTCAGACATGTCAATCTGCTTTTGTACTGTGCCTGTTTTTTGTGGACAGACAGGCAGGTTTCTGCATGGTCTTGGAGCACGAGGTGCTCCATAGCAATGATCTGTGTGTATGTTCTATCCTCTTGtaaatgtgaaatataaaaaCAGGATTTAGTAACAGGAAAGATGGCATATTTCAGGTTAAAAATGTTACATGTGTAACTAAGCATTGGTGTGTATGGTGATAAATGAAGTTACTCCAAACACTGAAACCCACCTGTCATTGGATACTACTTGATaccaggaaaaaagcagccttgaagccttgccTTTTTCAGGCCTTTACATGGTCAAGAagttataacaatgattatgcacctgcagggtgcaagagagacgtgatgttttgcaaaagtatattttgagagaggtgttgccttcttggaccaatgagtgttttctattctgttttgcacgaaCTACCCTTTATATATGCGTAGTGTTTCTTTGAATAAAGCTCTCTTCTctcttgcttctccattacatgaGGAcctatgttgcattatccttttcgcCGCTCTTATAGCCTTAAAATGCAACACCAACCTATCTTGTTGGTATTTTATATGCCCAAGATTGTCCAATAAATAATGGCAGTTTTTATCtctgaaatgagaaagaaaatgtctttgccTTTATAAAAGATTTCATCTAAATGTGGATCCACAAATGTGAAAAAGCATTGTTCGGATTTATAAGCCTAAAATGACGTGAGTAGGTAGAAATCCCCAAGATTCTATAAGGGTGCTGGTTAAGCATTGTTTAATGATTTAATGCATGATTTAATACATTTTGTCTTAAAGATTGCACTttatagcttttatttttaaatactcttgTAACATATTTTATTCTTGAGACCTGTTCTGAGTGTCATGTGTGATCACTGTGACCTAATTTATTCTCGGCCTCATCAGATACTACTTCTTAGAAATGCATCTTATTTTATACACAATTTAGCAGCTTCTTCCCTCCTTTTGAACCAGGGTCCCCGTCCTGCCTTGTTTGTACCTGAAGTTTCCTTTGAGTTGCTGGTAAAAAGGCAAATCAAACGTTTGGAAGAACCAAGCTTGCGCTGTGTGGAGCTGGTTCATGAGGAAATGCAGAGGATTATCCAGCATTGTAGTAATTACAGTACACAGGTAAAATGCATGCTTTAGAATTGGGTTTGTAGTTACTGACGCATGTGTGTGGGTGTCATTACTTGCTTAAAAACTTCAGGAAGTCTCACCAGtaaaattttggtttgtttttaggAATTACTGAGGTTTCCTAAATTGCATGATGCCATAGTTGAAGTAGTAACCTGTCTTTTGCGTAGGAGACTTCCTGTCACAAATGAAATGGTAAGTTTCCATCTACTGTAACTTTACTGGTAAAAGCACGTGTTTTCTGGCTTCTTGATGCTTCTGTTTGCAAATTCAGGAACCTAAGTTATTAAAGGAATCTTAACTTACTTGCTAAATTGATATTTAATATGTATACATTTTTAATCTTATTCATATTAGAATATAGATACATGTAAAACAAAGTGGTGGGGTTAGGGTTAAGCATATTGTCCCCTATGTTTCCATTTCCCAGAAGAATTTTGCAAAATTTCAATTTAACATTTTCTAGTCTTCCTCATATAGGTTATTTCACTCCCTTGTAAGAGAAGCTGCATTTACTGTAGAGTTTGGGATGcagtgatgaaaataaaattgtaatcCTTATTCTGTGTGTTTCAGAGGCTTTGTAATGCCCTTCAGCTAGTGAAAACTAAAAGTTCAACTTGTacctttaaataaatgttttaatatgAAAGTCTGATTTGGACTGTGTGTTGGGGAGTAAATAGTGTTTCGGTATTTGACTCTGCATTTGATGTGGAAAGCAAAAAATTTGTATACTCACTGTCCCTCACAGTGAGCCATCTCCCTCGGGATCACATATTGTAAGTGGCTTATGGCTGAGTGGTCTTTTGCTGTGGGCAGTTAAGCTCTGCTTGCCAGCATTGTAGGTCATTGCTCTGCATTGGCATTAGGTTTACTCCCTGAATTTTTGAACTGGGAATGTTTTGTATTGCAGGTTCATAATCTGGTGGCCATTGAGTTAGCTTATATCAATACCAAACATCCAGACTTCGCTGATGCCTGTGGGTTAATGAATAACAACATAGAGGTAAGAAAGTATGTTCTCTTAAGAAATGTCTTGTCTCTTTAAGTGAAAGTAAAATTGATAAAATAACAAATGCTTCAACTTCTTTCCTTGAAGCACATTTCTACATTTTGAGGCATTAGATGATGAATTATGAATATGGTGTATACTCTTGTGATCTGTGGATTTGTTAATTGCTGTTGCATATTACTTTCAGAATTACTGGTTGAGACTTCTCTGAAAGGATTCTGCCTGTTTTTAGTCTGGAAAACAAGATGGGCACCTAATTAAGTATTGCCTAtgaaatgatattttttaaGGGGAAGTTTAAATACGTAGTTGTGAAATGGCATTTCATGTTAAAGTAGCTGCACTTAGTCTATGACACAATGTATCTATGCTGTTCCTCTCATTCATTGAAGGGTAATACAAGTATTGTTTCTCCTGTTCAGTTTCcaatttctgcttgcttttggCATTGTTCTTGAATCTGTGTTTCCACACTTCAGTCTCCCTGAGACATTCTCTCCATCAGTCTCCCATCAGTAATCTTGTGTTTTTCAAGCCCAGCTCCGATTGATAATACTTGTTGCTGCCTTCATCCTGTAAATGCAGTTCAGCAGCCAATCTGCTAGATTGGAAGAATCACTCTGGTGTTGTTGCAATACTTAATCTCTCTGGCTAAGAGCTTGTTAATACCCTTGTGTTTATGCAACACGTCGTTTTCGttcatcacagaatcatagaatgccTTGGCTTGGAAGGACGTCTCATTCTAACCCCCCTGCTATGTGCAGTTACACATGCATCTAGACGaggttactcagagccccatccaacctgtctttgaatacttccagggatagggcatccacagcttctcttggcaacctgtgccactgcctcaccaccttcacaataaagaatttattcctatGGGatatgtaatttaaatttactttctttcagttcgaagccattcccccttttcctgtcactgcatgCTCAATTTCTACTCTAGTTTTAACCTTTTACTTCCTTCCATACATGTATTTTGTACTGACTAGATATGCATTTGAATTTGCCTTGGTAGACTGCTCTTTGATCTAGTTCAAAAAACAGTGTGCATGGAAACTGCTGTGAGTACAGAAATTAAGACTTGTGAAGCTGAACATACAAAATTGTATCATCATGTTACTTAAAGTAGTTCTTTCCTAATGTTTTCCTTAACAGGACATTGGAGTTTTTGAAGACCCAAACCATGTAAACCCAAGCCTTATTTGGTGGGCAGTCAGTTGTTAATTTCAAGCAAAATCAGATATTTCTTAGTCCTGAATgcttaaaattctgttttgctgtgaaGCAAATTCTGCCTTCTCCTTCATTTTGGGACTAATCGTGTGCTGGCCACAGAATCAAATCCTTTAGATTACTTGGAGGATTTATAGCTTAATGAGGGCTGTAGGGTATCTGTGCTGAGCCAAATTGTGGAGCTTTGatgttgttttttaaaggctCAGATCTTGATTAGGGAGTGTGATGCGaaaaacttttcaaaacttCTTATATTGAGAATTTAGTTTTGACCAGGTAATCCAAGTATGCAAATAATCAAGGGTTTCATAGACCACAGTATTAGCATGGCACAGGATGAGATGAAATTACTAGTGTTTGTGTCTAAAATTGAAGTCATATGTAAAATGTGAATCTTGCCTATGTGTTGATACAGAGTAATACATAATTGAGGTCTTGCTGGattgtttttaaaggaacaaaGGCGGAACAGGTTAGCCCGGGAACTGCCTTCTGCTGTGCCACGAGACAAGGTaagtaatgttttattttattttttacagaaagctTTAATGCATTCTCCTAGATCCAATCTAATTATTGGAAATTCAGATATGCTGCCCTAGTAAAAGTCTTGGGTGCTTCCAGGTATtgagttttttcctttcagttttatAAGATAGAAATGGAATGTCATTTTCTTAGAAAGTTGTCGTTTTTGGGAGGTTTTAAATCTGATATTTCAGAAGACTTGTTTATAATGTAATATTCCACTTATTACTTGAATGTCATCTCAGGTGAGATATAAAATGCCTGCAGATGTTGAAGATCAACTCAGAACTTTCATATTTTTAGCTGAGACACACTGATTTCAAAAGATAAACAAGTGATTTAAAATATTGAGTGCCAACACAGTGACTTGTGGCTGGCTTTTGTTAAGACACTCTTAAAGCTGCAGTTTATTGCGGTCTTACTTTCTTTGGGAGCAGATGTTGGAGGTgacatttttggtttttcataATCCAGTTTTGTCATAATCCAGTTCCGTCTCTGGAGCTTGCTTAATTTTACCGGGTTCTGGGATTTGTGCAGTGACAGGGGTGGAAGAACCAACCAAGTGTCCTGGAAAATATTGTCTGGCTGTAGAACAGAATAGTCTGGCACTAAGctggaattttatttaatactATTTAATACTATGTGAATTATTAAGAATTCAAAGATAGAGACTAAGGTTTAGTTGTAACTGGAGTTTCTACAGCTGATAGAAATCTTTTCACTAAGTTCATTACCTTAAAAAATGAGACAAAGTCCCAGAGTAGATCTAATACTGCTGCCTTTAATCAGTCTAAGACAACAGATGGATGGACTGGGAATTTAAGGCAGCTATCTAGAGATTGCTTTCAGTGCTCTTTGATCCTTCATTTTATTGATTTCATAGTCAAATCATCAGTGTAGGAGCTGAAATGAAGTTGAAGGCCAGATAATCCAAAATAACTGTCTTGgagatgctttttatttttctttttttttttccttgtctttctttattctttttttctgcttctattattatttttcttgccaattcaaaatatttcttttctggatTTTAGAAGATGCTTGTAGGTAAAAGTGTATGAAATTTGCTAGGTAAATTTGGTGGTCTtcagttgaattttttttttcccctccctgcatTTTTACCTTCCTTAGTCTACTAAAGCTCCAGGTGCATTGGCACCTGCTTCCCAGGAGACTGttactgctgcttctgctgaggCTGATGGCAAGGTCTGTCTTTGATTTTTCCTCTAAGCACTGCATGCACGTTTCTGTTGTGGTGCACCACAGGTGTAAGGAAAGCAGTTTGTCTCTAGTGTTCTGTCACCAACAGTGTGTCCTACCCAGTCTGGATGTCCTCCCCAGTGTGGATTACTTGGCACTACTGGTTTCATGTGCAGTGGCGTGTCAAGACATGCCATGAGGTGCCCAAGTCACTGCTTTCTCTTTGAACTCTTATTTGCAATATATTGTGGTGCGAATAAGCTCCTAATTTGCCTAAAACTGTCAATAGATTGTTGAGTGCAACAGTATTGTAATGAAGTGTCTTCAGCATGGCTGTTAAACTGCATGTTTTTAATGTATTGACAGTTAAAGAAGGAGGAGAGAAGATATGCTAAAATGTGAGtttcctgcttcctgcagggaatcATTACAAGCTTTGTTCAAACTGAACCTCCTTTGTGTTGCTTCACATAATTGTTGAATCCCTGGTTTActtacatttctgaaatgtgttaAACTTATATTTGTGAAAAGTGGTTTTTTACATGTTACGTGTGCTGTCTCATGTTAAAATAACAGCTCATTGTTCCTCTGTAGGCTTTTCTGCTAATTGCTTTTGCCTGGAGTCAGAAAAGATGAGCAGTCATAAGTTTGTGTATTAGTAGTATCAAGGGGACTCAGACTTTCTGCTTTATTGCAAATCCAGGTTTTAATGCAAAGCTTCCATTTTTGTCCTGAACAAAGTGGTTAAAGTTAACATCTATTCAATAGTAGAATTTTAACTATTACTTTTATCAATGTTTTAGAGGTTTGATgtgctgcaaaaatgaaaaagaaatcaaaagccACTGTGGAGATAGTATTGTGACTTAGAAAGTTGCAGGAAGCTGCCAGATTTGGCTTGTGTTTCTCGTAAAACCTGTTTTCTATGAGTGTGATACATTTCACGTTCTATTGTGTAGCTTTGTTTCTGAAAGTACTTTAAAGGCAGAGCAGGCTCCACAGTAACACAGAAAGGGAGgggagtttttttctttttgaacagCTGTCTTGCAATCAGGAATCATGCAGTGGAGCTTTCCTtaacaattattttctcttattaACAGAGTTTGATTTGAATTCCTAGTGTGTTCTACCATGCCTCTGAGCAGttgtgcaatttaaaaaaaatttctgatgTGCACAGGTTAGCTGGGTTTCCTCCTGTATGCTACTGCTGGTATTCTATTTGCTATGCtttgtttctccctttttttttagatttaagATCAGCCTGTGGTGTTTAATTGTAAACACAATAGATAAATtgagcttttttcctcctgtatcTGAATCCTGACCTTGACTGTTTTTCAAATAGGAGTAGATTTTAAAGCACAGAGTAAATAGGCTTGTGGAAaggtacaaaataaaaattgcccCTATTCTACATCAAAATaaactttgggttttttaatactAAATAACATATGGTGGATACCATCCACTAATACTTCTTTTGTCCAGTGATTCCTAATGCTTAATGGGTGTTACATCTTTTTTGCAGAAGATTCTTGAGTCATTCTTTGTCTGGAACTCCCCAGAATCTCTCATTTTCACTTCCAGAGGatgaagatttttgttttgatttgttacAAAAAAAGCCTTCCGTAAATTCTGATAGCACAAATATGATCATAGATGTGGTAcctcaaaacagaaatgtgcATATTTTTTAGCTATTACTGTAAGAAACTTCagtttatatttaaatagaaCTTGAAGACTTTAAATGAGAAATTGCAAGAGCTGTAGTGATCTTCAAAATACACTTTCCGAATGATCCTAATAATATAGAATGTGTGGTCAAAGCCAAATGACTTAGAAAGCCCACCCCATATTTCAGAAGTGATATGTAGACCCTTAAAATGCTGTGGAGCTTCTCCATGTGAGACATTTTCATTCCCTTTATTAGGTAGAGTATaagttttaaaagctttcattttactGGTACCTTTTATGAGCTGTAACCAGCAAAGGGAGAATAAATGGGGGGAATATGAAGAACAGAATGAAGGGAATATACCTATGAAAATCTTATTTTAGTGAGTTTTACCTGTAGTGGTTTGATCAGACAATTCTCTACAATGCCCAAGTTCTAATTCTGCCATATTTTTTCAATGTGCTGTTTGTGCAGACTCCATCTGTAGGAGCTGATGCGTCTCAGGAGTCTGGaacaggcagctggagaggaatGCTGAAACCCTCCAAAGCAGAAGAGGTATCAGCTGAGGAAAAATCCAAGCCAGCTGCAGCCCTACCTGCTAGTCCTCAAAAAGGACATGCTGTAAACCTATTAGATGTGGTGAGTCTTGAAAGacaaattccttttctttgtaattcaggctcagggaagaaaacatCTGAATTCCAGATCTTGTAACTTTGCTGCTAATATGTGGTATCTTTATAAATAATTCCCACTATAGCAACAGGGAGCTCTAGCCAGTCTCTTCTGCTTCGCTCCTTGCACAGTTCCAATCTTCCTGCAGCCTCCTTGCCCGCTCTAGTTTCAAGCAATGATTGGATAACTGGCTTCCTTTCACAAATTCCTCTGCAAGTGGACTCTTTGTCTAGATAGCTGTTGGTACAGAAACGAATCTCAGCTCAACCCAAATTCCTGCTCTTCTTCTGCTGAATTTTAGAGTTTATATTAGAGGAGAAGAATCATTAAAGACAAAACCCACTTAAGTTAAAAACAGTCGGAGATATTTGAACTATTTGGAGAGCTTTAGAAAAAATGTAGTGGTGCCCTCTGACCTTTGTTTCACACATGTGGATTTTGATATGtctctaattttatttctgatgaaTTATAGGTTTGTTGCAAGACTGGTTATGTCTATCAGAATCAGGCTAAAAGAACAGTAGTTGCAGTTTTGAGTTTGCAATCCAAATGAGCAGAATTGGTAAGCTGAGGgttcttggttgttttttttctcacacaGCCTGTACCTGTTGCACGCAAACTTTCTGCCCGTGAGCAACGAGATTGTGAAGTGATTGAACGACTTATTAAATCTTACTTCCTTATTGTTAGGAAGAACATTCAAGACAGGTAAACCCAAAcctctttgaaatatttaagcCATGCAAATATTGTGGTATTTCAAGAATCATATATATGATCATGTTATTTTTGTCATGTTCTTATGTTTgtaaggagagagaaaatatatttattttttagaaggGACAGCTGCAGTAAAACATGACCCCTTCATGAATGAAGCAGTTTGAAGAAGCACTTGTTTTCTCTAATGGTTTCAAGTTCTGTATAATATTAAGTAAAAGGCTTAATTATTTAGGAGATACCTGCTTTTCTGGAGGATGCTTCAATTCAGATGGAAGATTTGCAGCAAATAACTGGAATAAACTCTAGGTGCTATGTACCCAAACAGAATTCAGCTTTGCCATCCTGTTATTTCAAATTGGAAGGTCAAATAGGAGCTAGTGTGTGTGTGGCTCAGTTTTCTAGCATTTTGCtagaaaaggaatgaaaacagcatgaaaaagtTCTTTCTTCTGTGGAAAATGCCTTTAAAGTTTTTGCTTAAAAATGTCATACTTTAATGACGAATtctgtaaaactttttttttatgtctttgtgGAAGGATCTaacttcaaatatattttatatttttatgtatgtgGGAAGTTTGCGGGGGGGAAGTACAGAAATCTGGAAACCTGATTTTAGAGCAGGTTAGTGAGGCTCATAGGTGTTTTAGTCTGTCCAGTAAACTAAAACTTTCAATATCATTTTTAGCCTTTCATGTCAGGGGAGTGTTTTGTTTACCTTAACTTTACTGCACTGCTTGTACTATGTaatatgaattatttctttGCCTCTTTCCCTTCCCGTTTACACATAAGATTTGGTTTTAGGGTTGACATATTTTAATGTGTGTCATCCCTAGCACAGTAAAGATAGGTTGATATCTAATGAACAAAGttatttattctcattttgtgttttattcatgtttttTAATGCAGCTTCTctatttggaagaaattaattttatattaaatagtTCTAATCTAATATTGTACATGATGCTGCTTTTACTTGTGAGAGTTTTTATTTACAGTAGTGATAGATTCCTGATAGTTTGAGCCAAGGCTATGTGTAGCTGCTTTCCCTCATTGTGCATTCTTCAATCTGGAACAGACCTGGTTTTCAACAATTACTTTAAAGAAACAATCTTTCTGTGCTTGCAGTGTGCCAAAGGCAGTGATGCATTTTCTGGTGAACCACGTGAAGGACACTCTCCAGAGTGAGCTGGTGGGCCAGCTGTACAAATCCCTGTTGTTGGATGACCTTCTCACAGAGTCTGAGGACATGGCGCAGCGCAGGAAAGAGGCAGCTGACATGCTAAAGGTAATGAAGAGATCAGGATCTCATGGGAGCAGTTAACCGTATCAGTGGGAGACTTTCTGAAGACatgtcttccttttttctttactgctttTTAAGACTATGCCAGTgtattgcttttctctgctaGAGGAATTAAAGCCAATACATGACCAGAAAGGATTGCATACAAGCTTTTAAATCTGCAGTTTAacaggtgtcctggtttgaaggacaggtatcttCCAATAAAGGCAGAGGCTTCTCTTTGcaatggagaatgtaaaccccctccctccaaattattataaatttgaaattaaggggctctcaggcaaagatataggaattaggaataacagttctttactggggaaaattaaaatagaaatacagtattacagaaaacaatcccaaccctgacagagttCAGAATACAATCTAACACCgcgtcagtcagggtgttggtagcagt encodes the following:
- the DNM1L gene encoding dynamin-1-like protein isoform X2, which codes for MTKVPVGDQPKDIELQIRELILQFISNPNSIILAVTAANTDMATSEALKIAREVDPDGRRTLAVITKLDLMDAGTDAMDVLMGRVIPVKLGIIGVVNRSQLDINNKKSVADSIRDEYGFLQKKYPSLANRNGTKYLARTLNRLLMHHIRDCLPELKTRINVLAAQYQSLLNSYGEPVEDKSATLLQLITKFATEYCNTIEGTAKYIETSELCGGARICYIFHETFGRTLESVDPLGGLNTIDILTAIRNATGPRPALFVPEVSFELLVKRQIKRLEEPSLRCVELVHEEMQRIIQHCSNYSTQELLRFPKLHDAIVEVVTCLLRRRLPVTNEMVHNLVAIELAYINTKHPDFADACGLMNNNIEEQRRNRLARELPSAVPRDKTPSVGADASQESGTGSWRGMLKPSKAEEVSAEEKSKPAAALPASPQKGHAVNLLDVPVPVARKLSAREQRDCEVIERLIKSYFLIVRKNIQDSVPKAVMHFLVNHVKDTLQSELVGQLYKSLLLDDLLTESEDMAQRRKEAADMLKALQRASQIIAEIRETHLW
- the DNM1L gene encoding dynamin-1-like protein isoform X1; translated protein: MTKVPVGDQPKDIELQIRELILQFISNPNSIILAVTAANTDMATSEALKIAREVDPDGRRTLAVITKLDLMDAGTDAMDVLMGRVIPVKLGIIGVVNRSQLDINNKKSVADSIRDEYGFLQKKYPSLANRNGTKYLARTLNRLLMHHIRDCLPELKTRINVLAAQYQSLLNSYGEPVEDKSATLLQLITKFATEYCNTIEGTAKYIETSELCGGARICYIFHETFGRTLESVDPLGGLNTIDILTAIRNATGPRPALFVPEVSFELLVKRQIKRLEEPSLRCVELVHEEMQRIIQHCSNYSTQELLRFPKLHDAIVEVVTCLLRRRLPVTNEMVHNLVAIELAYINTKHPDFADACGLMNNNIEEQRRNRLARELPSAVPRDKSTKAPGALAPASQETVTAASAEADGKTPSVGADASQESGTGSWRGMLKPSKAEEVSAEEKSKPAAALPASPQKGHAVNLLDVPVPVARKLSAREQRDCEVIERLIKSYFLIVRKNIQDSVPKAVMHFLVNHVKDTLQSELVGQLYKSLLLDDLLTESEDMAQRRKEAADMLKALQRASQIIAEIRETHLW